The genomic interval CAGGCACCATGGCGAGGACATCCCATCCCTGGTTGCGCATTTTCCTGCCGTTCGCGGCGGGATACTTCCTGTCGTATCTTCTGCGCAACGTCAACGCCATCATCGCGCCGGAGCTGATGAGCGAATTGTCTGTCTCGGCCGCCGACCTCGGACTTCTCACCTCTGCCTACCTGTTCGCCTTCGGGGCCTTTCAACTGCCGCTGGGCATCCTGCTCGACCGGTACGGCCCGCGCCGCGTCGAGACGGTCCTGCTGCTGATCGCCGTCGTCGGCTGTCTCCTGTTTTCGCGGGGGCATGATCTTCAGACCCTTGCCGTCGGCCGCGCCCTGATCGGCCTCGGCGTCTCGGCCTGCCTGATGGCGTCGTTCAAGGCGTTTTCCCTGTGGTTTCCGCCGGAGCGGCTCGCCTCGCTCAATGCCGCCGTCATGGCCGCCGGCGGGCTGGGCGCGTTGACGGCGACGTCTCCCCTCGCCTGGGCCCTCGAACAGACCGGGTGGCGCGGCATCTTCCTCGCGCTCGCCGCGCTCGCCTTCGCGGTCGCGACCGGAATCTTCACGACTCCCGTCAGACAGGCCGCCGGCACTACCGAGACCCCCGGCGAGCAGCTGCGTTCGATCGGCGGCATTCTCGCCAGTTCCGCGTTCTGGCGCTACGCGCCGCAGGCCGCCCTCGTCTCGGGGGGCTTCATGGCGCTCCAGGGACTCTGGGCCGTCCCCTGGCTGATGACGGTCAACGGCTGCACGCGGGATGCGGCCGCCTTTCACCTTCTGCTGGTGAGCCTCGCCATGCTCGTGGGTTTTGCCGGGCTCGCCGTCGCGGTGGAACCGCTCTCGAGGCGCGGTCTCACCCCGGAACAGATTCTGGTCGGCGGCATCGGCGCGGGGGTCGCGGTGATGGCGCTGATCATCTTCGACGCCGGCCCCACGCAGCTTTTGTGGTTCTCAATGGGCCTGGTGTTTGCCATCAGCAACCTCTCGTATGCCCTGTTGAGCGAGAAGTTTCCGTCCCACCTCTTTGGCCGCGTCAACTCCACCCTGAACATCTTCGTTCTCGGCGGGGCGTTCGGCATCCAGTGGGGCATCGGCATTCTGGTCGACGCGTTCGGCGCCGCCGGATTCGCTCAATCTGCGGCTTTCCGCCTCTCCTTCGGCGCCCTCCTGGCCGTCCAGGTTCTCGCCTGGATCGTTCTCCTGTTCCCCGGGAAAAAGAAGGCCCGGTAGTGGTGTGCCAGAGCGGCATTTGACGCTTCCGGCATCCGTACGTACAATTGTTACAATCGAAACGAATCAGCCTCTTTCGGGGAGGAGCAGTATGAAAAAACATGGCTTCGTCAGAACGTTCAAAGCGGCATTTCTGATCGTCGGGCTCGTCCTGGCCGTCGCGGCGGCCGCCACCGCCGGCGTCATCGACAACGCGAAGTTCGTCATGAACAACGGCGCGGAGATGGTCAGCCACTCCCGCAACATCACATCCGGCGTCCGCGAGCTGTACCGCGAACGGCAGTCGGTGCGCAATTTCATCGACAGCGCCGCAACCCTGATCCAGGCATACAAAGGGCTTTCCGCGAAAAAAAGCACGGACATCCCGCAGATTTTGAAAATAGCTTCTGCTATTGATACGCTCGTCCGCGAATACAATTACATCGCGCCCAAGGCGAAGGGCGTCTTCACGAAGATCAAGCCCGACCTGAAGTTCTTCGAGTCGATGCAGGAAGTGAAGAGCGTCAACCTCGGCAACAACACGTCGCAGCTGCAGATCAGGACGATTTCCGACAGCACGCTCGGCAACCTCTCCGGCCTCGCCGGATGGTCCCGCGTCTGGGATTCGATCAAGGACAAGCCGTCCAACCTCTTCCGCTGGGGCCGCCTGAGCGACGAGTACAAGCTGGGCAAAGCCGAGGGCGGACTCGCGCTCAAGGCCTGCCAGATCGCGATGGAAGGCATGTCGTATTACGACGAAGCCGATAAATCTCTCAGCCAGCTCCTCGACATCCGCAAGCAGATCAACGGCATCGTCAGCGGCGACCTGAACGCCATCCTGAACGTCGGTTCGACGATCAACAGCATCCAGAGTGCCGGCGGCTCGGTCGACCGACTTTCCAAGCTCATCGACAGCGCAACGCCGCGGTTCACCCAGCGGTTCAACGAACTCAACGCCGCCCAGGATGCCTATCTCAAGGCTCATCAGGCATACCAGGCAAAATACGGAGTCACCGTCGGGAAAACGGCCACGACCGCCACGACGACCACACCCCGCACGACATCGCCCCAGACCGCCACGACTTCCGCCTCTTCAGGCGGCGCCGCGGTCGATCTGAAGAGCGCGATGGCGGCGTATCAGAAAGCCTACCAGGAGTATACGGCCTGCGTACAGAATTCCCAGTCGACGCAGGACCAGATTCAGGCCGCGATCGAAAAACTCCGGACGGCACGCGACCGGTATGAGCGCGCCAAGGCAGCCGGAAAATAACGGAGCCACGAATCATCCGCGGGGCGCCATGACGGCGCCCCGTTTTTATTCGTGCCGTATTGAAGCGATCCCCGCCCCGGGTTACACTGTCGCCAGAGGATCAGGAAGGCACCAGACAGGATGACTCCAGGAAGAGGCCCCGCCGTGCGACGCGCGATCTCGCTTGTCACGTTCGCTGCGGTTCTCGTTCTGATCCCGTTTTTCGCAACCTGGTCTATCCTGGGCGTTCTCGAGAGACGCGAAACGAAGCTGGTCCTGGGAACCGCATCCGAAGACCTCCAGGAAATCACCGCGCATCTTTCCCGCCTTGCCCATCCCGAAACGGCCTGCCTCGAACTCGCCGAGCGTCTTTCCCGCGCCATCACCTGGAACGGCGATCTCAGGGGGACGCTGCGCGAATGGCCGGCCGACGCGGTCAGGCTGTATCTGTTTGATTCCGCCGGAAAACGCGTTCAGCGGCCGGGCTGCAGTACCGGCATGACCGTGGCCTCCGAGCGCGCCTTCGGCCTGGTACTCCGCGCCGCCCGGGAAGGACCGTTCCAGCTTTCCGCGATGGAGAAAAGCCAGGCGGAGTCGTTTCTCGGGGGCCACCAGATGATCCCTCTGCTTTCGTCGCGGCCGAATCATCTTCACGACTTTTCGTTCACCGGCCTGGCGCGGTACGTCGGCTGGTATCAGCTCCAAGCCCGGCCCGGCGGCATTGCCGGACACATCCTCCTTTTCATCGACCAGAAGAAGATCGACCCGTTCCTGCTCGCCGCGCGCGCGTGCTCCCGGATCGACCGTCTGGCCGGCGGCGGTCATGCCTTCGGATGGCTCGACCTGAGGAACAGTCGCCACTCCGGACTCGGCGGCGGCAAGCCACTTCCCGCACCTCTCGCGGAAAAACTCCGACGCCTCCGGTTGAAGCCGCTGTATCGCGGCCGCAGCCATCTGCTCGCCCTGAGCGACACGAACGACGGTGTTCGCCTGTTCGGCATGCGCCGGACACCGGTTCCGTCGGATCTCATTCTCCGCCTGCGCAGCTTCCTCGTCGTGATCCTTCTCGAGCTTTTCCTGGTGCTGATGTGGGCGGTTTTTTTCGGCCAAAATCTCGTCGTTCCGCTCCGTCTCCAGCTTCTCGGCTGGTTCGGCATCGCGGGCGTCGCAGGGCTTGCCGCCCTGATCGGGTTTTCCCACGTGTACGGTCAGGCCAGCCAGGCATCGCTCATCCGGGACAACCAGAACACCGCCGTCCGTCTTCTCCAGAGCATCGACGCCGATTTCAGCCCGGCCTTCGCCTCCTGGGCGCGGGCATACCGCCGGGCCGCCCGCGACATCGAGCGGAGCATCACGGGCGAGCCGGCTTCAGGCAGTATTTCCTCTCTGGAAGCCCACCTCCAGCCCTTTGCAAAGACCCGGAATTTTTCGGCGGCATTCCTGTACGACACGACAGATATTCTTCGTTATAAATTCATCGCGTCCCCCGACTCGACGACGGGAAACTTCGCCAACGACCAGCCAAAGATCATCCAGGCCCTCGCCCAGAAAGCGATGGACAAGTTCAACTCCGTCCCGGACGAGGCTTCGGAGGAGACGACGACCGGATCGCGCAACATGCTCAACGTTCTCCTGGCGCGCCCCGTTGAGCAACTCATCAGGTTGCGGGGCACGCTCCAGCCGATGACTCTCCACGGAGTCAACGCCACGGTGTTCCTCGACCTGCTCTGCACCTCCGACGGCCTCGCGACGGCCGCCCTCGTCATTCTGCACGATACGGCGGTTCTCGAGGAGAAGCATCTCTCCGCCACCGCAAACAATCTCGAACGGAACACACAGCACCGACTCGTCGCCCTCTCGAAGCGCAGTTCCGGCAATCTCCCCGCCGTGCCCCCGTCCGGGCTTCTGCGTGAACCGGATCTGGAGCGACTCCGGGAACTGCTCGACCTCACCGGGGCGACGCAGCACCGACTCGGCCGCATCGGGGGCGAGCGCATGCTCGTAACGGCCATTCCGGGGCGCGTGATGTCGGATTACCACCTGTTCCTGCTGACCCCCTTCCAGCCGATCGACGACGCCGTGCGAGCGGTCTCCACGCGCATCACCCTCCTGGCTTTCGCCGGCACCGGCTTTTCCCTGCTGTTGGCCTGGATGTTCGGCGGCATGCTGCTGGGACCGATGCGCATCCTCACCGAAGGCATCGACCGCCTGGTCCGGATGCGACTTGACGAACCCGTCAGCGTCGGCACGGGCGATGAACTCCAACGGATCGGCGACGGCGTCACCGCCATCATGGAGGACCTGCACGAGCGGTCGCTCGCGAAGACCGTCCAGGAGCAGCTGATCTCGGGCCGGCCCATGACCGGCCCCGGCTGGCATCTTCAGGGCTGGAGCCGCTCCGCATCGGATATCGGCGGCGAGATCTTCGACATGCTCCCCCTTCCTGACGGGCGGATCGCGTTCATGGTCGGCGACGTCGCGGCGCGCGGCGTCAGCGCCGCTCTCGTGATGGCCATGGCGAAAACCGCGACGCGCCTCTTCCTCGACGAGGAGAAGGCCACGCCCACGGTCGTTCTGAGCGAGCTCGACAGGTATTTCCGCCTCCACGCCCGCCGGCTCAGCCGTGTCGGAATGCTGCTCGGCATCCACGATCCGGCGACCGGATGTCTCCGGTATGCCGCGACGGGCCGTCTGTTTCCGATCCTGCTCGCGAGCGAAGCGGCGCCAAGCCTGCTGGCCGTCGACGGAGACGGTCTGGGCGCAGGCTCGAGCGGCCGTGCGACCCCGGAACATCAGCTGACGCTGGCACCCGGTGACCGGCTCGTCATCTGCACCGATGGGGTCGTCGACGCATGCGACCCGGCCGGCCGGGCAGCCGGCAGCGCGGGAATTTCCGACCTGCTCGACGGCCTCCGCTCCGAGGAGCCGGAGCATCTCGGCGGAAGGCTCTGGGAGGCTCTCAACGCATGGCAGGGCGGGCAAACTCCGGCGGATGACCAGACCGTTCTCCTCCTTGCGGCCCTGCCCGTCCATTCAGACCAGACCGGAGAGGAATCGTCATGATGCAGGCCTCGCCTCCCCGGACATGCCGGCAATCGCCTGGAATCGCAACCCTCGGCCAGTGGTTGTTCCGTCTTCTTCTCTGGCTGGGCTTCCCCACGCTCGTCATCGGCGTCGCTCTCGACATCGGCGCCGATTCAAGCCGCCGGGCGGCCCGGAACGCCGTTTTTGGCGGGATGGAGCGTGCGTTCACCGAACTTCAGACGGAAGCGGACTCCCAGATATTTTTCCAGCGCGAACTGGAAGACGTGTTCGCTTCCGTCCGCGGTCTCGCGGCCCGTCCGGACGCCGTCGATGCCGTCGTTCGCGGCTTTTCCGGGAAATGGCCGTCCGGCTCGATCGATATCCACGTGTTCGGCGGCTCGGGAACGCTGATCCAGCGCCGCACCTCGCCTCCAGACATCCAGGAGTTCATGGACAGGATCAGGCTCGACTGGACCCATCATCTCGAGGTGCCCGCCACGATCACCCAGCGGCTGAGCCAGATCCTTCCCGCTCCGGAGACGCTCATGCGCGCCATGAAGGGCCGGCCCGGAAAGGCCATCCAGCTCGGCGGTTCCCTGGCTTTCAGCTGGGGATTCCACGTGTTCCAGGACGGCATTCCCGAACAGCGCATCGCAGGCATGCTCGCCTTCATTCATCAGCAGAAACTGCCCCCGCGCTTCATTCCCGATCGGGTGCGACAACGACTCGGGCTCACCGACACCGTCATCGCTGGAGACGAGGAGACGGACGTTGTGATTCCCGGCACGGCGCGGCGGATGCCGCTGGTCGAACTGAAGCGGTTGCAGTCGCTCGCGGCGGACGACCGCATCGTCCTGGAAGACAGGCTCGTATCGCTGAAACGTCTCGACGACACCACTCTGGTCGTCTCTTCGGCGCCCGACCCCGGGTATCCGAAGGGCTTCCTCCTCGCCGTCGCCGCATTCCATATTCTTTTTATTATATTTATCGGTATTAAATCTTATACCCTCACGTTCGGCGGCGCGAGCGTTTCGTTTCCGGTCTGGGGAAAGCTGCTGCTGTTCTTCGGCCTCGGTTTCGGGTTCCCGCTGCTGCTTTCCTCGGGCCTCGCGCATCTGTATCTCGAGGAACGGCGCGAGGGGATCCCCGAAGAACTGTGCCAGGAGGCATATCGGCACCTTTCGGCTGTCGACGCGCGCTTCGCGCCGTATCTCACTCTCCGCCGCCTCCAATATGACCGGATGTGCCGGGATGCGGAACGACGTTTGAACCGCGCGGAGCTCGATCTGGGAGCCTTCCGGCAGATGTTCGACGAGTTCCGATTCGATGGGATGCGGATTGTTGCCTCAAGCGGCCAGTCGTTGCAGACGGCGAGGATCATCCTCGCCGAGATGCGGCGGTGCGTGAGCCTGCCGAAAACCGAACGCGTGAGGCTGTTCCAGAGTTTCGTCGAACGGGGCCTGATCCCGACGCCCCTCGAGGTCGAAGCGATCATCCACGGCCAGGAGGCGCTGGACCGGGACACCGCCGAAGGCTCGCGAGTCGAGAACATGATCGCCCGGGCCGCCGTCCAGGCCGGCAAGCTCGCCATGGACCAGGCGAACGCCGACCGGGGGCTGAGCGGCGCGCGCCAGTCCAGCACGGCGGACATGGTCGTCGACAGCGTCCTCGAGGATGACGCGAAGGAGCTGATTCAGGGAGTCCGCACGGGGCTGCGGAAATTCGTCTCGGTCTCGAGCGGCGCATCGATCGCTCAGCTGTATATCGACGTCATTGCCGGACCCGCCGGCGACGCCTGGTATGCGATTTTCATTTTCCACAACCTGATCACCCTCGAGATGAATTTCCTCGAAACTCTCTTCGCTCGCGGTGCCTCGGATGGGTATCGGCCCGACGCCGACTCGCCGCTGAGGCTGTATGCCGTCTCTTGGCATCACCAGGGTCTCTGCTTTCCAAATCAGCAGGACCACCGGAGATTCTCGAAACTCCTGGCGCGACTCAACCGCTGCTCAAACGCCGTTTCCCTCACGATGGATATCGACGGATCGCCCCATCTCGTCTGCGCCCTTCCCGCCACTGCCCTGAAGCATTACGCCCTGCTCGCGATCGTTCCCGTCGCCGAGCTGGAGCGACGCTTCGGCGAGGTGTCCGCGCGGGTCTGGGGCTGCGTCGCGGTCCTGGCCCTGTTCGGGCTGGGCGTTCTCACCGCCTTGTGGTATCGCGTTGTCACGCCGATCGCCGCGATCACGGCCGGTCTCGAGGCGATGAAGAAGGGCGGCTACGACAGCCCGATCCCCGTGACAGGCACAGACGAGCTCGGCCAGATGTGCGCCGCCGTCAACCAGGCGATGGAACGGTTGAAGGAGATGGAACTCGCCCGCACCGTGCAGGCGGACCTCCTTCCGCAGAGCCGTCTGGACCTCGGCCCATACCTCGTGCAGGGCAGAAACAGCATGATCCAGGCCGTCGGGGGCGATTACTTCGATTTCATCCCCCTGCATCGGGGGCTGACAGCCGTTATCCTGGGCGACGTAACGGGCCACGGCGTCTCGGCGGCCCTCGTCACGGCGATGGCCAAGGCCGCGTTCACGATTCTGTGCCCGCGCTATCCAGACCAGCCGGAAGAAGTGCTTCAGCGGCTGAACAGGTTGATGCTGAATATCCTGAACCGGTCCAAGATGATGAGTTGTTTTCTGGGCATTCTCGATGTGCAGGCCAGGCGCATAATGGCGGCAAACGCGGGCCAGTGTTATCCCATCCTGATCCCTCACGACGGCGCCTCGGCCCAGGTGGCCATGCCGTCCCAGCCTCTCGGAACGCGTGCGAAAGCCGTGTTCAAGCGGCTCGATATCGATCTGCGAAACGCCGGCCTGCTGCTGTATTCCGACGGTCTCGTCGAGGCGATGAGCCCCGACCGAATCATGTTCGGCTACGACAACGTCACGGCCGCCGCCGGACAACTCAGACGGGAAACGGGGCGCAGAATTTCAGCCGACACCGACCTGCTGGCCCCGCTGTTTGCCCGACTCCAGGCGCATATCGGAACCGGCAGCTACAGCGACGATGTGACGCTGGTCGTCATCATGCCGCGCGACTGACCGTCCTGTTCATCCCGGTTTCCGCTCCATCGACTGGAGGAACACGATCGCCTTTCGGGCAACTTTCCGGTCTTCGTCCGGTGCCTGGCGGACGAATTCGCGAAGCGTGGGGATATAGGCGGGATTTTTCTGGTAGGCCATCGCGAGCAGCACCTTGCGGCGCACCTCGGAGGACGGGTCGCCGAGCATCGCGACGAGCAGACGCGAAACCGCATCGCCTTTCATGCGCGACAGGACGAACACCCCGCCGGAGCGCACGCGCTCGTCGGGGTGGGACGGCAGGCGTGCGAGCCCTTCCAGAACGAGCCGCGGGCCAAATTCGGTGAGCGCCGCCCGGGCCGCCTCGACGAGCACCGGAACGTCCGACTCAAGGAACGGGCAGACGACCGCCACCGACTCGGAGCCGCCGTTGATCTGCAGGCCCTGGATCGCCGAAAGGGTCACACGGTGGTCGGGGTGATAGAGTAATGTCGACAGAATTTCCGAGACGGCCGGATCGTGGTAGTGTCCCATCTCGCGAGCCATGAAGGCCAGTCGCACCGGGTCGGGCTTCATGGTGATGTATTCGACGAGCGCCGGCAGGTGTTCGGGATTGCGCATCTGGAGCAGTTTTCGCAACTCGCCGTCGGTGATCGCCAGCATGCGCAGTTTCGTCACCAGGTCTTCCGTCATGGATGCGTCGGAGAGATCGAGCGTGACGTCGCCCGCCTGGGCCGGATCGATGACAGGCGGCGGAGGTGGGGGAGGCGCCGGCTCGCGCACGTCGAGCGGTATCGGCCTCGACGTCGCCTGACGGACGAGGTTCTGCCAGACGGCCTCAGCCTCACGCCCGGGCAGATGCGGGGGCCTGGAAGGCGCGAGACCGCCGGGTCCGAGATTCGCCGCCGCCAGATCGATGGCCGGAAGAACCTCCGTGGCCCGGGCATGGGGAATATGCGCGGCATGTGCCGCGGGAGTGGATGCGGAGGGTTCGCTTCGTAGCGTCACGTCGGGCGGCGCCACCGTGGCCGGCCCGGACGTCAGGGCGGGCGGACGTTCTGAGACCGGCACGGAGGACTCCGTGACAGGCTCTTTCGCAGGTGCGCGCGCCTCATCGGCAGGCCCGGGTATCGGCTCGGGCGCCTGTTCGGGCTTCATGTCGGGCCCGGGCTTTTGGTCAGTTCCCGGAACCGTTTTTCTCGAAGCTTGTTCCGTGGTCTTAGCCGCCGCCGGCGAAATGCCTGCCCGGGCAGCCGGACGAGGTTCATCGACGGCGTTCGATCCCGAAGGCGCCTCACTCTCCCGAGCTGGCGGAGCCCCGCCCAGGGCGTTGGCGAGCTCTTCTTCGGCCTGGCGCCTGCGTTTTCGAGCTCGCGCGACGGCGAACCCGCCTCCGAGAACCAGAGCGAGGATGCCCACAAGACCATACCAGTTCTTCTTCGCCCAAAACTTCCAATAGACGGCGCCGGCCATGGCCAGGGCTCTCTTCGAGTCCTTCGCCTTCGCCAGATACGTCAGGGCCTTGGCGGCATCGGGCGTTTTCCGGTTGGCCCAGGACATGCCGAGCGCCAGGTTTCCGACGGGGTCGGCCGGGCTCTCTTCGAGCAGCGCCTCCGCTCGGTTTCCGACATCCACCCAGTTGGGATTTTCCGTCTGGATGAGCGCCTCGAGCAGAATCTGCTTCAGTCTGAAGGAAACGGCAAGCGCGGCCTCGTTTTCCCTGACGAAATCAGCAGCGGCGTCGAATTTTTTCCCGGCAAGCAGCCCTTCCGCCTGCTGCTCGATCTGGTCCAGGTCTTCCGGAGGGGACGGCAGGTGTTCCTCGGGAACCGGCTTTCCTTCTTCCGCGGTGGGCGCGGCGGACTCCGGCGTAGAGGCGGACGATTCGGGAGAACCGACGACGTCGAGATCCTTGTCGAGGTCATGAGCAGCCTTCACTCCCGCCTTTTCTCCGGCCGTCGCCATGCTGGCCGGAACGGGCCCATGGGGAAGTCCGCCGAGGATGAGGAAGATCAGCAGCAAGGCCGGCCACGCGTATTCCCCTTGGCCACGTGCCGATGTATACGTTTCGTTATCGCCGTTCATCTCGCCTGCCATACAGCACCTGGCGATGGACATCGCTTTCCCGCTTGAATGACGCCTCCATATCGGCGATGCGCTGCGGAAGCGATTCGATGCTTGGATCGGCCCGCCCCTGCCAGGGATACCTGCCGGAAATCCATGTTCCGGCGCGTTCGCTCGTCGCCCGGGCCGATGCCGCACGGTCGAGCTCAATTTCACGCTCGTAGCGCGCCGGGCCCGGATCCCCCCGACGGCGGCAACCGCTTCCCGTACAGAGAAGCGCGATGCAGGCGAAGAGAATCGTCACTCGGGTTCTCATCTCCGGTGTTGTCGCTCTCGACTCACGATCGTTTCCAGACATGGCTCAGAAACACCGTTTCGGCTGAACGATGGATTTTGTTAACCCCTTTCGGGGAATCCCCGCTCAACGGCATGCAGAATCGTCCGTCCCGTCACCGTTCGAATCAGCGCGTCAGCGCGATACCGTATCATTCCGGGCTGACGACGATCGCTTCCTGGGAAGCCTGCCGGGCGCTCGTTATCCTGTGCTGCGGTTTGGCCATGAGCACACGGGTTTCGGGCGGCACCGACTCGGTGAGCCAGACGTTGCCGCCGATGACCGAACCGCGGCCGATCACGGTGTTTCCGCCGAGGATGGTCGCGCCGGCATAGACGACGACGTCATCTTCGATCGTGGGGTGGCGCTTCGCATTGCGGATCACGTTTCCCTGG from Candidatus Ozemobacteraceae bacterium carries:
- a CDS encoding MFS transporter — protein: MARTSHPWLRIFLPFAAGYFLSYLLRNVNAIIAPELMSELSVSAADLGLLTSAYLFAFGAFQLPLGILLDRYGPRRVETVLLLIAVVGCLLFSRGHDLQTLAVGRALIGLGVSACLMASFKAFSLWFPPERLASLNAAVMAAGGLGALTATSPLAWALEQTGWRGIFLALAALAFAVATGIFTTPVRQAAGTTETPGEQLRSIGGILASSAFWRYAPQAALVSGGFMALQGLWAVPWLMTVNGCTRDAAAFHLLLVSLAMLVGFAGLAVAVEPLSRRGLTPEQILVGGIGAGVAVMALIIFDAGPTQLLWFSMGLVFAISNLSYALLSEKFPSHLFGRVNSTLNIFVLGGAFGIQWGIGILVDAFGAAGFAQSAAFRLSFGALLAVQVLAWIVLLFPGKKKAR
- a CDS encoding PP2C family protein-serine/threonine phosphatase, with the protein product MRRAISLVTFAAVLVLIPFFATWSILGVLERRETKLVLGTASEDLQEITAHLSRLAHPETACLELAERLSRAITWNGDLRGTLREWPADAVRLYLFDSAGKRVQRPGCSTGMTVASERAFGLVLRAAREGPFQLSAMEKSQAESFLGGHQMIPLLSSRPNHLHDFSFTGLARYVGWYQLQARPGGIAGHILLFIDQKKIDPFLLAARACSRIDRLAGGGHAFGWLDLRNSRHSGLGGGKPLPAPLAEKLRRLRLKPLYRGRSHLLALSDTNDGVRLFGMRRTPVPSDLILRLRSFLVVILLELFLVLMWAVFFGQNLVVPLRLQLLGWFGIAGVAGLAALIGFSHVYGQASQASLIRDNQNTAVRLLQSIDADFSPAFASWARAYRRAARDIERSITGEPASGSISSLEAHLQPFAKTRNFSAAFLYDTTDILRYKFIASPDSTTGNFANDQPKIIQALAQKAMDKFNSVPDEASEETTTGSRNMLNVLLARPVEQLIRLRGTLQPMTLHGVNATVFLDLLCTSDGLATAALVILHDTAVLEEKHLSATANNLERNTQHRLVALSKRSSGNLPAVPPSGLLREPDLERLRELLDLTGATQHRLGRIGGERMLVTAIPGRVMSDYHLFLLTPFQPIDDAVRAVSTRITLLAFAGTGFSLLLAWMFGGMLLGPMRILTEGIDRLVRMRLDEPVSVGTGDELQRIGDGVTAIMEDLHERSLAKTVQEQLISGRPMTGPGWHLQGWSRSASDIGGEIFDMLPLPDGRIAFMVGDVAARGVSAALVMAMAKTATRLFLDEEKATPTVVLSELDRYFRLHARRLSRVGMLLGIHDPATGCLRYAATGRLFPILLASEAAPSLLAVDGDGLGAGSSGRATPEHQLTLAPGDRLVICTDGVVDACDPAGRAAGSAGISDLLDGLRSEEPEHLGGRLWEALNAWQGGQTPADDQTVLLLAALPVHSDQTGEESS
- a CDS encoding SpoIIE family protein phosphatase; its protein translation is MMQASPPRTCRQSPGIATLGQWLFRLLLWLGFPTLVIGVALDIGADSSRRAARNAVFGGMERAFTELQTEADSQIFFQRELEDVFASVRGLAARPDAVDAVVRGFSGKWPSGSIDIHVFGGSGTLIQRRTSPPDIQEFMDRIRLDWTHHLEVPATITQRLSQILPAPETLMRAMKGRPGKAIQLGGSLAFSWGFHVFQDGIPEQRIAGMLAFIHQQKLPPRFIPDRVRQRLGLTDTVIAGDEETDVVIPGTARRMPLVELKRLQSLAADDRIVLEDRLVSLKRLDDTTLVVSSAPDPGYPKGFLLAVAAFHILFIIFIGIKSYTLTFGGASVSFPVWGKLLLFFGLGFGFPLLLSSGLAHLYLEERREGIPEELCQEAYRHLSAVDARFAPYLTLRRLQYDRMCRDAERRLNRAELDLGAFRQMFDEFRFDGMRIVASSGQSLQTARIILAEMRRCVSLPKTERVRLFQSFVERGLIPTPLEVEAIIHGQEALDRDTAEGSRVENMIARAAVQAGKLAMDQANADRGLSGARQSSTADMVVDSVLEDDAKELIQGVRTGLRKFVSVSSGASIAQLYIDVIAGPAGDAWYAIFIFHNLITLEMNFLETLFARGASDGYRPDADSPLRLYAVSWHHQGLCFPNQQDHRRFSKLLARLNRCSNAVSLTMDIDGSPHLVCALPATALKHYALLAIVPVAELERRFGEVSARVWGCVAVLALFGLGVLTALWYRVVTPIAAITAGLEAMKKGGYDSPIPVTGTDELGQMCAAVNQAMERLKEMELARTVQADLLPQSRLDLGPYLVQGRNSMIQAVGGDYFDFIPLHRGLTAVILGDVTGHGVSAALVTAMAKAAFTILCPRYPDQPEEVLQRLNRLMLNILNRSKMMSCFLGILDVQARRIMAANAGQCYPILIPHDGASAQVAMPSQPLGTRAKAVFKRLDIDLRNAGLLLYSDGLVEAMSPDRIMFGYDNVTAAAGQLRRETGRRISADTDLLAPLFARLQAHIGTGSYSDDVTLVVIMPRD
- a CDS encoding HEAT repeat domain-containing protein; the encoded protein is MNGDNETYTSARGQGEYAWPALLLIFLILGGLPHGPVPASMATAGEKAGVKAAHDLDKDLDVVGSPESSASTPESAAPTAEEGKPVPEEHLPSPPEDLDQIEQQAEGLLAGKKFDAAADFVRENEAALAVSFRLKQILLEALIQTENPNWVDVGNRAEALLEESPADPVGNLALGMSWANRKTPDAAKALTYLAKAKDSKRALAMAGAVYWKFWAKKNWYGLVGILALVLGGGFAVARARKRRRQAEEELANALGGAPPARESEAPSGSNAVDEPRPAARAGISPAAAKTTEQASRKTVPGTDQKPGPDMKPEQAPEPIPGPADEARAPAKEPVTESSVPVSERPPALTSGPATVAPPDVTLRSEPSASTPAAHAAHIPHARATEVLPAIDLAAANLGPGGLAPSRPPHLPGREAEAVWQNLVRQATSRPIPLDVREPAPPPPPPPVIDPAQAGDVTLDLSDASMTEDLVTKLRMLAITDGELRKLLQMRNPEHLPALVEYITMKPDPVRLAFMAREMGHYHDPAVSEILSTLLYHPDHRVTLSAIQGLQINGGSESVAVVCPFLESDVPVLVEAARAALTEFGPRLVLEGLARLPSHPDERVRSGGVFVLSRMKGDAVSRLLVAMLGDPSSEVRRKVLLAMAYQKNPAYIPTLREFVRQAPDEDRKVARKAIVFLQSMERKPG